One Xiphophorus hellerii strain 12219 chromosome 1, Xiphophorus_hellerii-4.1, whole genome shotgun sequence DNA segment encodes these proteins:
- the dcp1a gene encoding LOW QUALITY PROTEIN: mRNA-decapping enzyme 1A (The sequence of the model RefSeq protein was modified relative to this genomic sequence to represent the inferred CDS: deleted 1 base in 1 codon) yields METLTAGHMMSLAALQRQDPYINKLLDVTGQVALYNFNSKVNEWEKTEIEGTLFVYSRSASPHHGFTIMNRLSTENLVEPINKDLEFQLQDPFLLYRNGNLGIYSIWFYDKRDCHRIAQLMVKIVKQEADHALRKTPERVDPGRTNGVAESRPIDILELLSKAKEEYQRAQSGETDASAELNVKTSINKAPEPAHSTHPAEKSSHTMVKQITVEELFGSPLPKEHSAQNAASSSSSGDLPSAYLQKQPYPAAAHQAPLLTQQFSTHDPSSSQQPHRPTPIPAPYTLNPSPVFKPMVPMPDPQPHCSVSPLLMAPAGSEHQNNLTAPSAPSAAFLGQNIVSSLKPAASSVNSGIHKPILAPSFLPSTLFPPHSFQEPKKDVFSQPPKLIAPMSAIPMSPGLAVPGSDASVLLSPSAFQQTTNKTTTVPVIQSAPPDPSSASGRAAESLQTPCSKTQLQDILIHLIENDSDFLSAIHDAYLQSVSKDFSSMKL; encoded by the exons ATGGAGACTTTAACTGCGGGACATATGATGAGCTTAGCTGCTCTACAGAGACAAGACCCGTACATAAACAAGCTGCTGGATGTCACCGGTCAGGTAGCTCTGTACAACTTCAACTCCAAAGTGAACGAATGG gaGAAGACTGAAATCGAAGGAACACTATTTGTTTATTCGAG GTCTGCCTCACCTCACCATGGCTTCACCATCATGAATCGACTGAGTACAGAGAACCTCGTGGAGCCGATAAACAAAGATCTGGAGTTCCAGCTGCAGGATCCCTTCCTGCTCTACAGGAATGGCAACT TGGGTATATATAGCATTTGGTTCTACGACAAACGGGACTGTCACCGCATCGCCCAGCTGATGGTCAA GATTGTGAAACAAGAAGCGGATCACGCCCTGAGAAAGACCCCAGAGAGGGTGGATCCAGGGAGAACCAATGGAGTCGCAGAATCCCGACCCATCGACATCCTGGAGCTGCTCAGCAAAGCCAAGGAGGAATACCAGAGG GCCCAGAGTGGAGAAACAGACGCGTCTGCAGagttaaatgtgaaaacaagcaTTAACAAGGCTCCAGAACCTGCACACAGTACACATCCAGCTGAAAAG AGCTCTCACACCATGGTGAAGCAGATCACTGTTGAGGAGCTCTTTGGTTCTCCGCTCCCTAAAGAACATTCCGCGCAGAACGCcgcctcatcctcctcctctggc GACCTCCCTAGCGCCTACTTGCAGAAGCAGCCGTATCCTGCTGCAGCTCACCAGGCTCCTCTCCTCACCCAGCAGTTCTCAACCCACGACCCCAGCTCTAGCCAGCAGCCACACAGACCCACTCCCATCCCCGCTCCCTACACACTCAATCCCAGTCCTGTCTTCAAACCCATGGTCCCCATGCCAGACCCCCAGCCTCACTGCTCCGTCTCCCCTCTGCTGATGGCTCCAGCTGGATCGGAGCATCAGAATAACCTCACCGCACCCTCAGCACCTTCAGCTGCCTTTCTGGGACAGAACATTGTTAGCTCTCTCAAGCCAGCAGCTTCATCTGTGAATTCCGGCATCCACAAACCCATCCTGGCTCCCAGCTTCCTGCCGAGCACGCTGTTCCCCCCTCACAGCTTCCAAGAGCCCAAGAAGGACGTTTTCTCTCAGCCTCCCAAACTGATTGCGCCAATGTCT gCTATTCCTATGAGCCCTGGTCTTGCTGTTCCAGGCTCAGATGCTTCAGTGCTGCTCTCCCCAAGCGCTTTCCAGCAGActacaaataaaaccacaacagTACCGGTCATCCAGTCCGCCCCGCCGGATCCATCCTCTGCttctggaagagctgcagagagtCTGCAGACCCCCTGCAGTAAAACACAGCTGCAGGACATTTTGATACACCTCATTGAG AATGACTCTGACTTCCTCAGTGCCATCCATGACGCTTACCTGCAGAGCGTATCCAAGGACTTCAGCAGCATGAAGCTGTAG